From Draconibacterium halophilum, one genomic window encodes:
- a CDS encoding bifunctional 4-hydroxy-2-oxoglutarate aldolase/2-dehydro-3-deoxy-phosphogluconate aldolase: MARFSRIEVALKMKETGMVPVFYHQDIEVCKAVVKACYDGGVRLFEFTNRGDFAIDVFAELNKWTIKECPEMIMGVGSIVDEATAAMYIAMGTNFVVAPLIDEATAKVCNKRKIAWSPGCGSVTEIGRAHELGAEVVKIFPGSQVGGPSFVKAVKGPMPYASIMPTGGVSPDKENLKQWFDAGVTCVGMGSQLFPKEVLAEKNYAYITEKCAGALKIISDLTT, encoded by the coding sequence ATGGCAAGATTTTCAAGAATAGAAGTAGCATTAAAAATGAAAGAAACCGGAATGGTGCCGGTGTTCTATCATCAGGATATTGAGGTTTGCAAAGCCGTAGTAAAAGCCTGCTACGATGGCGGTGTGCGTTTGTTCGAATTCACCAACCGTGGCGATTTTGCTATTGATGTATTTGCAGAATTGAATAAGTGGACGATAAAAGAATGCCCTGAAATGATAATGGGCGTTGGCTCTATCGTTGATGAGGCAACAGCTGCCATGTATATTGCTATGGGAACCAACTTTGTTGTTGCTCCGCTAATTGACGAAGCTACTGCAAAAGTTTGTAATAAACGCAAAATAGCCTGGAGTCCGGGGTGTGGTTCGGTAACAGAAATTGGCCGTGCACACGAATTGGGTGCCGAGGTGGTGAAAATTTTCCCCGGATCGCAGGTGGGAGGACCAAGCTTTGTAAAAGCAGTAAAAGGACCAATGCCTTACGCCAGCATAATGCCAACCGGAGGTGTATCTCCGGATAAAGAGAACCTGAAACAATGGTTCGATGCCGGAGTAACTTGTGTTGGAATGGGATCGCAGTTGTTCCCAAAAGAAGTTTTGGCCGAAAAAAATTATGCATATATTACCGAAAAATGTGCCGGGGCGTTGAAAATTATCAGTGACCTGACAACATAA